A single region of the Marinobacter salinus genome encodes:
- a CDS encoding NADH:ubiquinone reductase (Na(+)-transporting) subunit B yields the protein MAIRQFLDGIEHHFEKGGKYERWYALYEAVDTIFYTPASVTSTTAHVRDGVDLKRIMITVWMCTFPAMFFGMWNIGFQANSFLAANPDAMIADGGLRTAFIQALAVTGAGVGVWDNFVYGLAYFAPIYFITFVVGGFWEVLFATVRRHEVNEGFFVTSVLFALICPPTIPLWQVALGITFGVVIGKEVFGGTGKNFLNPALTGRAFLYFAYPAQISGDTVWTAVDGFSGATALSWAASGGLDALKEQIGWMNAFMGTIQGSMGETSTLAVLIGGIILLVMKIASYRIVGGVLIGMIGMSLLLNIVGSETNPMFAIPAHWHLVMGGFAFGMMFMATDPVSAAMTNTGRWCFGILVGVMTILIRVINPAFPEGIMLAILFANLFAPLMDHYVVQANIKRRLARG from the coding sequence ATGGCTATCAGACAGTTTCTCGATGGAATCGAGCATCATTTTGAAAAGGGCGGCAAGTACGAGCGGTGGTATGCGCTCTATGAAGCCGTAGATACCATTTTCTACACCCCTGCCAGCGTGACTTCCACAACGGCTCATGTGCGTGACGGCGTTGATCTCAAGCGCATCATGATCACAGTCTGGATGTGTACGTTTCCGGCGATGTTTTTCGGTATGTGGAACATCGGCTTTCAGGCCAACAGTTTCCTGGCGGCAAACCCCGATGCCATGATCGCCGATGGTGGTCTGCGTACTGCCTTCATCCAGGCTCTTGCGGTCACAGGGGCCGGAGTGGGTGTATGGGATAATTTCGTTTACGGCTTGGCGTACTTCGCGCCCATCTACTTCATCACTTTCGTCGTGGGTGGTTTCTGGGAAGTACTGTTCGCGACCGTACGTCGTCACGAGGTCAACGAAGGTTTCTTCGTGACGTCTGTACTGTTTGCGCTGATTTGCCCCCCCACCATTCCTCTTTGGCAGGTGGCTTTGGGTATTACCTTCGGTGTGGTTATTGGCAAGGAAGTGTTCGGCGGTACCGGCAAGAACTTCCTGAATCCTGCGCTGACCGGCCGTGCGTTCCTGTATTTCGCGTACCCGGCACAGATTTCCGGCGACACGGTTTGGACTGCAGTTGACGGTTTCAGCGGCGCAACAGCACTGAGCTGGGCTGCTAGCGGTGGCCTTGACGCGCTCAAAGAACAGATCGGCTGGATGAATGCGTTCATGGGTACCATTCAGGGTTCCATGGGTGAAACCTCTACATTGGCGGTTCTCATTGGTGGCATCATCTTGCTGGTTATGAAGATTGCCAGTTACCGGATTGTTGGCGGCGTACTGATCGGCATGATCGGTATGTCTCTGTTGCTCAATATCGTCGGTTCTGAAACTAACCCGATGTTTGCCATTCCGGCCCATTGGCATCTGGTCATGGGTGGTTTTGCCTTCGGCATGATGTTTATGGCAACGGATCCGGTGTCTGCAGCAATGACCAACACCGGTCGCTGGTGTTTCGGTATCCTGGTGGGCGTGATGACCATTCTGATCCGTGTGATCAATCCGGCCTTCCCGGAGGGCATTATGCTGGCCATTCTGTTCGCCAACCTGTTCGCGCCGCTGATGGATCACTATGTGGTCCAGGCCAACATCAAACGGAGGCTTGCTCGTGGCTAA
- a CDS encoding Na(+)-translocating NADH-quinone reductase subunit C, with protein MAKAKETVSRTLIVALVLSIAFSVVVSTAAVMLRPAQIKNQNLDIKTNILSAAGLLEQGASAEQIEEQFGQFDVRLVNLDSGEFVEPASVGVQDPMKYDMYKAASDPQLSTNIPASEDKAGIKRRPNIAKVFTMSENGTVTRVVLPIHGYGLWSTLYGFISLEGDLNTIEGLGFYAHAETPGLGGEVDNPRWKKQWVGKEVYGGQLADPQIQLVKGGVGADAANKEHKVDALSGATLTSRGVQQLVNYWMSDRGYAPFLKKLREGEV; from the coding sequence GTGGCTAAAGCTAAAGAAACTGTCTCCAGAACTCTGATTGTTGCATTGGTCCTGAGTATTGCCTTCTCTGTCGTGGTTTCTACGGCGGCGGTTATGCTCCGTCCAGCTCAGATCAAAAATCAGAACCTGGATATCAAGACCAACATCCTGTCTGCTGCCGGTTTGCTGGAGCAGGGCGCCAGCGCTGAACAGATTGAGGAGCAGTTTGGTCAATTTGATGTTCGTCTCGTTAACCTCGATTCAGGTGAATTTGTCGAGCCGGCCTCCGTGGGTGTTCAAGACCCGATGAAGTACGATATGTACAAGGCCGCGTCCGACCCGCAGCTGTCCACCAACATCCCGGCGTCGGAAGACAAGGCTGGCATCAAGCGCCGTCCAAATATCGCCAAGGTATTTACCATGAGTGAGAATGGTACGGTTACCCGTGTGGTGCTTCCGATTCACGGCTATGGTCTGTGGTCTACGCTCTACGGCTTCATATCACTTGAAGGCGATCTGAATACGATCGAAGGACTGGGTTTCTATGCGCATGCAGAGACGCCGGGCCTCGGAGGCGAGGTGGACAACCCGCGCTGGAAAAAGCAGTGGGTAGGAAAAGAAGTATACGGCGGCCAGCTTGCAGACCCTCAGATCCAGTTGGTTAAAGGAGGCGTTGGCGCTGATGCGGCTAACAAAGAGCACAAGGTCGACGCGCTCTCTGGTGCAACACTGACCAGTCGCGGTGTTCAGCAGTTGGTAAATTACTGGATGAGCGATCGTGGCTATGCGCCATTCCTGAAAAAACTCCGTGAAGGGGAGGTCTGA
- a CDS encoding NADH:ubiquinone reductase (Na(+)-transporting) subunit D yields MANATAKQVLFEPIFSNNPIALQILGICSALAVTTSMNVTIVMCLAVTAVTAFSNLAVSLVRTQIPGSIRIIVQMTIIASLVIVVDQVLKAYAYEISKQLSVFVGLIITNCIVMGRAEGFAMKNGPYLSFLDGIGNGLGYSVLLLFVAFFRELLGAGSLFGVTLMPTVNEGGWYIPNGLLLLPPSAFFIIGLAIWGLRVWKPEQVEEADYKMSRHTAKEAF; encoded by the coding sequence ATGGCAAATGCAACGGCCAAACAGGTTCTCTTCGAACCAATCTTCAGTAATAACCCGATTGCCTTGCAGATTCTTGGTATCTGCTCGGCGCTTGCGGTAACTACCAGCATGAACGTGACTATCGTGATGTGTCTGGCGGTGACTGCTGTGACCGCGTTCTCTAACCTGGCGGTTTCGCTGGTTCGCACCCAGATTCCTGGCAGCATAAGGATCATCGTACAGATGACCATTATTGCTTCCCTGGTAATCGTGGTTGACCAAGTCCTTAAAGCCTACGCATACGAAATCAGCAAACAGCTGTCCGTATTCGTTGGCTTGATTATCACCAACTGCATCGTCATGGGCCGCGCGGAGGGGTTCGCGATGAAGAACGGCCCCTATTTGAGTTTCCTTGATGGCATTGGCAACGGCCTCGGCTACTCGGTGCTGTTGTTGTTCGTCGCGTTCTTCCGCGAGCTTTTGGGTGCAGGCTCACTGTTTGGTGTGACCCTTATGCCGACCGTGAATGAGGGCGGTTGGTATATTCCCAATGGCCTGCTGCTGTTGCCACCTAGCGCGTTTTTCATCATTGGTCTTGCAATATGGGGACTGCGGGTGTGGAAGCCGGAGCAAGTTGAGGAAGCGGATTACAAGATGTCTCGCCACACAGCCAAGGAGGCCTTCTGA
- the nqrE gene encoding NADH:ubiquinone reductase (Na(+)-transporting) subunit E: MEHYLSLILKAVFVENMALAFFLGMCTFLAISKKIEAATGLGIAVVVVLTVTVPVNNLLYNSILREGALEWAGLSNVDLSFLGLITYIGVIAAIVQIMEMVLDKYIPSLYAALGVFLPLITVNCAILGASLFMVERDYTFGESVVYGFGAGVGWALAIIALAGIREKLKYSDVPEGLRGLGITFITVGLMSLGFMSFSGISL, from the coding sequence ATGGAGCATTATCTCAGTCTGATTCTGAAGGCAGTTTTCGTTGAAAACATGGCGTTGGCCTTCTTTCTCGGTATGTGCACCTTCTTGGCTATTTCCAAGAAGATTGAGGCCGCTACTGGTCTGGGTATTGCGGTTGTCGTGGTGCTCACTGTCACCGTTCCGGTCAATAACCTGCTGTACAACAGCATCCTCCGTGAAGGCGCCCTCGAATGGGCGGGTTTGTCCAACGTTGATCTGAGCTTTCTCGGCTTGATTACGTACATTGGTGTAATCGCGGCAATTGTTCAGATCATGGAAATGGTTCTGGACAAGTATATCCCATCGCTTTATGCGGCCCTTGGGGTGTTCCTTCCGTTGATTACCGTGAACTGTGCCATCCTGGGTGCTTCATTGTTTATGGTTGAGCGGGATTACACCTTTGGTGAAAGCGTAGTGTATGGCTTCGGTGCTGGCGTTGGCTGGGCACTGGCAATCATTGCACTTGCCGGTATCCGCGAAAAGCTCAAGTACAGTGACGTTCCGGAAGGTCTGCGTGGCCTGGGCATTACCTTCATTACCGTAGGTCTGATGTCCCTGGGTTTCATGTCCTTCTCCGGCATCTCTCTGTAA
- the nqrF gene encoding NADH:ubiquinone reductase (Na(+)-transporting) subunit F, producing the protein MNTEIILGVVMFTVIVLALVAIILAARSRLVSTGDVTIEINDDPEHTVKTEAGGKLLGTLANNGIFLSSACGGGGTCAQCKCKVFEGGGAMLPTEKTHFTNREEKEGWRLSCQVPVKQDMKVEVPEEFFGVKKWECEVVSNHNVATFIKELVLKLPEGEEVDFRAGGYVQLECPPYDISFKDFDIEKEFHEDWDKHDIWRYRGVNKEETIRAYSMANYPEEKGVLKFNIRIATPPPGTDHPPGIMSTYVFNMKPGDKVTVMGPFGEFFAKKTDAEMVFIGGGAGMAPMRSHIFDQLKRLNSKRKISFWYGARSVREMFYVEDFDMLQEENENFEWHVALSDALPEDNWEGPTGFIHNVLYEQYLKDHPAPEDCEFYMCGPPIMNASVIKMLKDLGVEDENIMLDDFGG; encoded by the coding sequence ATGAATACAGAAATTATTCTCGGCGTGGTCATGTTCACCGTTATCGTTCTGGCGCTGGTTGCGATCATTCTCGCGGCCCGCTCCAGGCTGGTAAGCACCGGTGATGTGACCATTGAGATCAATGACGATCCTGAGCACACGGTAAAAACTGAAGCCGGTGGCAAGTTGCTTGGCACGCTGGCAAACAACGGGATTTTCCTGTCGTCAGCCTGTGGCGGCGGCGGTACCTGCGCCCAGTGCAAATGCAAGGTGTTCGAGGGCGGTGGCGCCATGCTGCCGACAGAAAAGACTCACTTCACCAACCGTGAAGAGAAGGAAGGCTGGCGTCTTTCCTGTCAGGTCCCTGTAAAGCAGGACATGAAGGTGGAAGTGCCGGAGGAATTCTTCGGTGTCAAGAAGTGGGAGTGCGAAGTGGTTTCCAACCATAACGTGGCCACCTTCATCAAAGAGCTGGTATTAAAACTTCCGGAAGGCGAGGAAGTCGATTTCCGCGCCGGCGGTTATGTGCAGCTGGAATGCCCTCCATACGATATCAGCTTCAAGGATTTTGATATTGAGAAGGAGTTCCACGAAGACTGGGATAAGCACGATATCTGGCGTTACCGGGGCGTAAACAAGGAGGAAACCATACGGGCTTACTCCATGGCGAACTACCCTGAAGAGAAGGGCGTTCTCAAGTTCAATATCCGTATAGCTACGCCTCCTCCTGGTACGGATCACCCGCCGGGTATCATGTCGACATACGTTTTCAACATGAAGCCGGGGGATAAGGTGACCGTGATGGGGCCATTCGGTGAGTTCTTCGCAAAGAAGACTGACGCAGAAATGGTGTTTATTGGCGGCGGTGCTGGTATGGCGCCGATGCGCTCCCACATCTTCGACCAGCTGAAACGCCTGAACTCCAAGCGCAAGATCAGCTTCTGGTACGGTGCCCGAAGTGTCCGCGAGATGTTCTACGTGGAAGACTTCGATATGCTGCAGGAAGAAAACGAGAACTTTGAATGGCACGTTGCTCTTTCTGACGCTTTGCCTGAGGACAACTGGGAAGGTCCTACCGGATTTATCCATAACGTCCTGTATGAGCAGTATCTGAAGGATCACCCGGCACCGGAAGATTGTGAGTTCTATATGTGTGGACCCCCAATCATGAATGCCTCTGTCATCAAGATGCTCAAGGATCTCGGCGTTGAAGATGAAAACATCATGCTGGATGATTTCGGGGGGTAA
- a CDS encoding FAD:protein FMN transferase — protein sequence MTSSIPRPVRGALVSVCWALIIAALAGCSFQPEEKVWEISGPVFGTTYHINVVLTDDQSRLESLASGIKGELETVDAAMSTWRSDSELSELNSKADQSEWFPLSEPLYEVLKTAEEISELTGGAFDVTIGPVVNLWGFGPEARPEQVPSDDLLARVLEQTGHDRLELRADPPAVRSDTPQYVDLSAIAKGYGVDVVSRYLESEGVDAYLVEIGGEVRVSGHKPDGDAWRLAIEQPVSAARQVNRVVVLEDRAMATSGDYRNYYESEGHRYSHTIDPATGKPISHNLASVTVIADDCKTADALATGFNVMGYEQADVLATRENIPAYFIIRTENGFETHQTPAFSSYVTQ from the coding sequence ATGACATCCAGCATTCCACGACCCGTCAGGGGGGCTCTGGTCAGCGTCTGTTGGGCGCTGATCATCGCTGCCCTGGCGGGTTGTTCGTTTCAGCCCGAAGAAAAGGTGTGGGAAATTTCCGGGCCAGTGTTTGGTACCACATACCACATCAACGTTGTGTTGACGGATGACCAGTCCAGGCTGGAGAGCCTCGCCTCAGGCATTAAGGGCGAGCTTGAGACGGTGGATGCGGCAATGTCTACCTGGCGCTCGGATTCCGAGCTGTCTGAGCTGAACTCAAAAGCAGATCAGTCTGAGTGGTTTCCTCTTTCCGAGCCCTTGTATGAGGTTTTGAAAACGGCGGAGGAGATTTCGGAGCTGACTGGTGGCGCGTTTGACGTGACCATTGGGCCAGTGGTGAATCTTTGGGGGTTCGGGCCTGAGGCGCGCCCCGAGCAGGTGCCCTCTGATGACCTGCTAGCCCGGGTTCTTGAGCAAACCGGCCACGACAGGCTGGAGTTGCGTGCAGATCCACCTGCAGTCCGTAGCGATACGCCTCAGTACGTTGATCTGTCGGCTATAGCAAAGGGTTACGGGGTTGACGTGGTTTCCCGTTACCTCGAGAGTGAAGGCGTGGATGCTTATCTGGTTGAAATAGGTGGTGAAGTCCGTGTGAGTGGTCACAAACCTGACGGAGATGCATGGCGGCTGGCGATCGAACAACCTGTTTCGGCAGCGAGACAGGTCAACCGGGTGGTTGTTCTTGAGGATCGCGCCATGGCGACATCGGGAGACTATCGTAACTATTACGAATCGGAAGGACACCGTTATTCCCATACAATTGATCCTGCAACCGGAAAGCCGATTTCACACAATCTGGCATCGGTGACGGTCATTGCCGACGATTGCAAAACGGCGGATGCTCTGGCCACTGGTTTCAATGTTATGGGTTATGAGCAGGCGGATGTACTCGCTACCAGGGAGAACATCCCGGCCTATTTTATTATACGGACAGAAAACGGGTTTGAGACGCACCAGACCCCCGCGTTTTCGTCCTACGTTACTCAGTAA
- the nqrM gene encoding (Na+)-NQR maturation NqrM, with protein MGTFLLVLFIVVLLVAGMSIGVIFGRKPISGTCGGIGALGINSSCDICGGNTQKCEEENQRTAEAGKQSGALAYDASNVEKH; from the coding sequence ATGGGTACCTTTCTTTTGGTTCTATTTATTGTGGTTCTGCTCGTTGCGGGCATGTCCATTGGTGTGATCTTTGGCCGTAAGCCGATCAGCGGTACTTGTGGCGGTATTGGTGCCTTGGGTATCAACTCCTCCTGCGATATCTGTGGTGGCAACACCCAGAAGTGCGAAGAGGAGAATCAACGCACGGCTGAGGCTGGAAAGCAGTCAGGCGCGCTTGCCTACGATGCCAGCAATGTCGAGAAGCACTGA
- the sthA gene encoding Si-specific NAD(P)(+) transhydrogenase — protein sequence MAEHHYDVVVIGAGPSGEGAAMNATKHGKRVAIIEDKPTVGGNCTHWGTIPSKALRHSVKQIITFNTNQMFRDIGEPRWFSFPRVLQNAQKVIGKQVKLRTQFYSRNRVDLINGRASFLDKNRLEVRGNKSVETLHFKQAIIATGSRPYLPPDVDFRHHRIYNSDTILNLSHTPRTLIIYGAGVIGSEYASIFAGLGVKVDLINPGSRLLSFLDDEISDALSYHLRNNGVLVRHNEQYESVDGDDHGVVLSLQSGKKIRADAFLWCNGRSGNTESLGLENVGLVPNGRGQLAVDEHYRTEVENIYAAGDVIGWPSLASAAYDQGRSASSDIVNDEYFRFVSDVPTGIYTIPEISSVGKTERELTEAKVPYEVGQAFFKDLARAQITGEAVGMLKILFHRESRQILGIHCFGDQAAEIVHIGQAIMNQEGEANSLNYFINTTFNYPTMAEAYRVAALNGLNRIF from the coding sequence ATGGCAGAGCATCATTACGACGTCGTCGTTATCGGCGCTGGGCCTTCCGGTGAAGGTGCGGCGATGAATGCGACGAAACACGGTAAACGTGTCGCGATCATCGAAGACAAGCCCACCGTTGGGGGTAACTGCACGCATTGGGGCACCATTCCTTCCAAGGCCCTGCGTCACTCGGTCAAACAGATCATCACCTTCAACACCAACCAGATGTTTCGTGATATCGGTGAGCCGCGTTGGTTTTCATTTCCCCGGGTGCTCCAGAACGCGCAGAAGGTGATTGGCAAACAGGTTAAGCTGAGGACTCAGTTTTACTCCCGTAACCGTGTAGACCTGATCAATGGCCGTGCGTCATTCCTCGACAAAAACCGCCTTGAAGTCCGGGGCAACAAATCTGTAGAAACCCTGCACTTCAAGCAGGCGATTATTGCCACTGGTTCCCGTCCGTACCTGCCGCCTGATGTGGATTTCCGTCATCACCGGATCTATAACTCGGATACCATTCTGAACCTGTCGCACACTCCCCGCACACTGATTATCTATGGAGCCGGTGTCATCGGGTCAGAGTATGCCTCTATCTTTGCAGGATTGGGCGTAAAGGTGGATTTGATCAACCCTGGCAGCCGCCTGCTTTCTTTCCTGGATGACGAGATTTCGGATGCCCTGAGCTACCACCTGCGGAACAACGGCGTACTGGTGCGTCACAACGAGCAGTATGAGTCGGTAGACGGTGATGACCATGGGGTCGTGCTGTCCTTGCAGTCAGGCAAGAAGATTCGTGCGGATGCCTTTTTGTGGTGTAACGGCCGTAGCGGTAATACCGAAAGTCTGGGTCTGGAAAATGTTGGCCTGGTACCCAATGGCCGGGGGCAGCTGGCGGTTGACGAGCATTACCGTACTGAAGTGGAGAATATTTACGCAGCGGGGGATGTCATCGGCTGGCCAAGCCTTGCCAGTGCTGCATACGACCAAGGGCGGTCTGCCTCTTCCGACATTGTGAACGATGAATACTTCCGCTTTGTATCCGATGTGCCGACCGGAATCTACACGATTCCCGAAATCAGTTCCGTTGGCAAAACGGAGCGTGAACTGACTGAGGCCAAGGTTCCCTATGAAGTTGGCCAGGCGTTCTTCAAGGATCTGGCGCGGGCCCAGATCACCGGGGAGGCCGTGGGTATGCTGAAAATTCTATTTCACCGGGAGAGCCGCCAGATTCTGGGGATTCACTGTTTCGGTGACCAGGCGGCGGAAATTGTGCACATCGGTCAGGCCATCATGAATCAGGAG